One Ethanoligenens harbinense YUAN-3 genomic window carries:
- a CDS encoding glycoside hydrolase family 13 protein, giving the protein MGNEIYDAWDTAFKKPFGALRAYQSASFFIRPPRSEGVHAARLYIHADGDGGWGIDMQPIGTDDAVDTFFCTCALAKPGLYWYTFTLETQYGPRKLVRGKGGAAQLASAEQKDGEWQLTVYDPAFHTPDWLAGGILYQIFPDRFRRGGGKLPTRMPPDRVLREKWDSIPEYRAEEDEFAFSCTYFGGNLAGITEKLPYLRELGITALYLNPIFEAHSNHRYNTADYMKIDPLLGTEDDFRTLCKKAKALGIGIILDGVFGHTGDDSVYFNRTGRYRSVGAYQSKESPYYNWYQFTSWPDQYRCWWNFDTLPQVDQMAPSFLELITGESGVLAHWLGAGAKGWRLDVADELNPAFIDRLHARVKATDPDGVVLGEVWEDASTKIAYGQRRQYLLGRQLDGVMNYPFREAIIAFLHGGDADTLHFLVTQIVENYPAPAMRVTMNLLDSHDTERILTALAGENGEGHDRAWKAKQRLSPAQRKYGLTLLRLAYAILFFLPGVPCIYYGDEVGMEGYDDPFCRGTFPWGHEDNNLFNDVRSLARLRRACPILADGSYTTLASKGGLFVFRRGEGESQLICAVNRSEAPAAFTPPPDGFEFKLLAGKGEAFWDIPAESFKLFGTGSWTKKL; this is encoded by the coding sequence TTGGGCAACGAGATCTATGACGCATGGGACACCGCCTTCAAAAAGCCGTTCGGCGCGCTGCGCGCCTATCAGAGCGCATCGTTCTTTATCCGGCCGCCCCGTTCCGAAGGCGTGCATGCGGCGAGACTGTATATCCACGCAGACGGCGACGGCGGCTGGGGCATCGACATGCAGCCAATCGGCACAGACGATGCCGTCGATACGTTTTTTTGCACCTGCGCACTGGCGAAACCCGGACTGTACTGGTATACGTTCACGCTGGAAACACAGTACGGGCCGCGCAAACTGGTGCGCGGCAAAGGCGGGGCGGCGCAGCTGGCATCCGCAGAGCAAAAAGACGGCGAATGGCAACTGACCGTATACGACCCTGCTTTCCACACGCCGGACTGGCTGGCGGGCGGCATCCTCTACCAGATTTTTCCCGACCGGTTCCGCCGCGGCGGCGGCAAATTGCCGACCCGGATGCCGCCCGACCGCGTGCTGCGTGAAAAATGGGACAGCATACCTGAATATCGTGCGGAGGAAGATGAATTTGCGTTTTCCTGCACCTATTTCGGCGGAAACCTGGCCGGCATCACCGAAAAACTGCCGTATCTGCGCGAGCTGGGTATAACCGCACTGTACCTCAACCCGATTTTTGAAGCGCATTCCAACCACAGGTACAACACTGCCGATTATATGAAGATCGACCCTCTGCTCGGCACCGAGGACGATTTCCGCACCCTCTGCAAAAAAGCAAAGGCGCTCGGCATCGGCATCATCCTCGACGGCGTATTCGGCCATACCGGTGACGACAGCGTTTATTTCAACCGCACGGGCCGCTACCGCAGCGTCGGCGCCTACCAATCCAAGGAATCGCCCTATTACAACTGGTATCAGTTCACGTCATGGCCGGATCAATACCGCTGCTGGTGGAATTTCGACACCCTGCCCCAAGTGGATCAGATGGCTCCGAGTTTTCTGGAGCTCATCACCGGTGAATCCGGCGTGCTGGCACACTGGCTGGGCGCGGGCGCAAAAGGATGGCGGCTTGACGTGGCGGACGAACTCAATCCCGCGTTTATCGACCGCCTTCACGCACGCGTGAAGGCGACCGACCCGGACGGGGTGGTCCTCGGCGAGGTGTGGGAAGACGCTTCCACCAAAATCGCCTATGGGCAGCGGCGGCAGTACCTGCTGGGCCGGCAACTGGATGGTGTGATGAATTATCCGTTCCGGGAGGCCATCATCGCGTTCCTGCACGGCGGTGATGCGGACACGCTGCATTTCCTTGTGACTCAGATCGTGGAAAATTACCCTGCGCCCGCGATGCGCGTCACGATGAACTTGCTGGATTCGCATGACACCGAGCGCATCCTCACCGCGCTCGCGGGGGAAAACGGCGAAGGGCACGACCGCGCGTGGAAAGCCAAACAGCGCCTTTCCCCCGCGCAGCGAAAATACGGGCTGACCTTGCTGCGTCTCGCGTATGCCATCCTGTTCTTCCTGCCGGGCGTACCCTGCATTTATTACGGCGACGAAGTGGGTATGGAGGGATATGACGACCCGTTTTGCCGTGGCACATTCCCCTGGGGGCACGAAGACAACAACCTCTTCAACGATGTGCGCAGCCTTGCGAGACTGCGCCGCGCCTGTCCGATACTGGCCGATGGCTCCTACACTACGTTAGCGTCCAAAGGCGGTTTGTTTGTCTTCCGGAGAGGCGAAGGAGAAAGCCAGTTGATCTGCGCCGTCAACCGCTCGGAAGCGCCCGCCGCATTCACGCCGCCACCGGACGGGTTTGAATTTAAACTGCTGGCAGGCAAAGGCGAAGCTTTCTGGGATATCCCCGCCGAAAGTTTTAAATTGTTCGGCACAGGCAGCTGGACCAAAAAGTTATAA
- a CDS encoding helix-turn-helix domain-containing protein produces MEFSERLQALRKQAGLSQEKLAEACGVSRQAVSKWEAGQSQPDMDKLVLLSKLFGISLDELVKGKADAGPREFRFGLPVYHYEYKSKHTIFGIPLFHVNVGWGRPYVAKGILAIGNVSVGAISLGIIACGGLCFGVLALGLLGFAGAALGLIALGGLAVGGMAFGGMAVGAVAFGGLAAGKYAVGGAAFASDVAVGGLASARLAFVVRDSGGTLLYVGSRRIPIENAAQARVWIEQVYPHIWKPLLRFLTAFVQYGGSHLRA; encoded by the coding sequence ATGGAATTCAGCGAGCGGCTGCAGGCCCTGCGCAAACAGGCGGGTCTTTCGCAGGAAAAGCTGGCGGAAGCGTGCGGCGTATCCCGGCAGGCGGTGTCCAAATGGGAAGCGGGGCAGTCCCAGCCGGATATGGACAAACTTGTTCTTTTAAGCAAGCTGTTTGGCATCAGCCTGGATGAACTGGTGAAAGGCAAAGCGGATGCCGGGCCGCGGGAGTTTCGGTTTGGGCTGCCGGTCTATCATTACGAATACAAAAGCAAACACACCATATTCGGCATCCCGCTTTTTCACGTGAATGTCGGCTGGGGCAGACCTTATGTTGCCAAAGGTATTCTGGCAATCGGAAACGTTTCCGTCGGGGCGATCTCGCTTGGTATCATCGCGTGCGGTGGATTGTGTTTCGGCGTGCTGGCACTCGGGCTGCTTGGGTTTGCGGGCGCGGCGCTGGGATTGATTGCGCTTGGCGGACTGGCCGTAGGCGGCATGGCGTTCGGCGGCATGGCTGTGGGCGCGGTGGCGTTCGGCGGTCTGGCAGCCGGAAAATACGCAGTGGGTGGCGCGGCGTTTGCCTCCGATGTGGCGGTGGGCGGCCTGGCAAGCGCGCGTCTGGCATTTGTGGTGCGGGACAGCGGAGGTACTCTGTTGTATGTCGGCAGCCGCCGGATCCCCATTGAAAACGCGGCGCAGGCGCGCGTGTGGATTGAGCAGGTCTACCCGCATATCTGGAAACCGTTGCTGCGGTTTCTGACTGCGTTTGTTCAATATGGCGGAAGCCACCTGCGCGCCTGA
- a CDS encoding tetratricopeptide repeat-containing glycosyltransferase, translating into MRWNVAVYAISKDEEAFVDRWMDSMGEADLVAVTDTGSTDRTVENLRARGAQVFAETVLPWRFDEARNRSLAHLPEDVDICVCTDLDEVFRPGWREKLEQAWRPGTGCGRYLYNWSLKPDGSPDVQFVYSKIHARHGYRWRYPVHEYIECEHPESEQTVFLDGVALDHRPDPAKSRKSYLPLLEAAVWEEPQSDRMRYYLGREYFYAGRWNDCIGTLTTYLELPSATWAEERAAAMRWIACAWWKSGAWDEARRWYARAIAEAPAMRDGYVEYAQMAYALEDWPQVFWLTEEALQIRSRSQTYVNMGYAWDQTPDDLCAIACYRLGMLERAEAHALRALAYAPGDARLQNNMRLIRQAMENAKPRAAGT; encoded by the coding sequence ATGCGGTGGAATGTGGCGGTGTATGCCATTTCTAAAGACGAAGAAGCTTTTGTGGACCGCTGGATGGATTCGATGGGGGAGGCCGACCTTGTGGCGGTGACCGACACCGGCTCCACCGACCGCACGGTGGAGAACCTGCGCGCGCGCGGTGCGCAGGTGTTTGCCGAAACCGTCTTGCCCTGGCGGTTTGACGAGGCGCGCAACCGTTCGCTGGCGCATCTGCCGGAGGATGTGGACATCTGCGTCTGCACCGATCTGGACGAGGTGTTCCGCCCGGGCTGGCGTGAGAAGTTGGAACAGGCGTGGCGGCCGGGAACGGGCTGCGGGCGTTACCTGTACAACTGGAGCCTGAAACCGGACGGCAGCCCTGACGTGCAGTTCGTATACTCCAAGATCCATGCACGGCACGGCTACCGTTGGCGGTATCCCGTGCACGAATACATCGAGTGTGAACACCCCGAGAGCGAACAGACGGTATTCCTTGACGGCGTGGCGCTCGACCATCGCCCCGACCCTGCAAAATCGCGCAAAAGCTATCTGCCGCTGCTGGAAGCAGCGGTGTGGGAAGAGCCGCAAAGCGACCGGATGCGCTACTATCTGGGACGGGAATATTTCTATGCGGGGCGCTGGAATGACTGCATCGGCACGCTGACGACCTATCTGGAACTGCCCTCGGCTACCTGGGCGGAGGAACGCGCCGCCGCCATGCGCTGGATCGCCTGCGCTTGGTGGAAAAGCGGCGCGTGGGATGAAGCCCGCCGCTGGTATGCCCGCGCCATTGCCGAGGCGCCCGCGATGCGTGACGGCTACGTTGAATATGCGCAGATGGCCTATGCGCTGGAAGATTGGCCGCAGGTTTTCTGGCTGACGGAAGAGGCGCTTCAGATCCGGTCGCGCTCGCAGACTTATGTCAACATGGGATATGCGTGGGACCAGACGCCGGATGACCTCTGTGCCATTGCCTGCTATCGCCTGGGGATGCTTGAGCGAGCGGAAGCGCATGCTTTGCGGGCGCTGGCATACGCGCCTGGTGATGCGCGCCTGCAAAACAATATGCGCCTGATCCGGCAGGCAATGGAAAACGCAAAGCCGCGTGCCGCAGGCACATGA
- a CDS encoding glycosyltransferase produces MPYRVCVYAICKNEEGFADRWMDSMEEADRVVVADTGSTDRTTEKLRARGAEVFAEAVRPWRFDEARNRSLAHVPGDADICVCTDLDEVFNKGWREKLEHAWTPDAGLARYFYNWRVKPDGSPDVQFVYEKIHARKDYRWVHPVHEVLAYSGRAEQKAVWAEGVVLSHYPDPSKSRGQYLPLLELSAKENPQDSSTVFWLGREYFFHKRYDDAIRTLEEHLKLPSARWEEERCASMRFLARCFMEKGDVPCARAWLYRAVAESPHLREPYWETAQAAYRWQEWPLVYGMACKGLECRRPSGSYLSEPEAWSGALHDLRAIACWHLGLYAQAERDAAAALAFHPDNARLRANFRVIHERLIDEV; encoded by the coding sequence ATGCCGTACCGGGTTTGTGTATATGCTATTTGTAAAAATGAGGAAGGTTTTGCGGACCGGTGGATGGATTCGATGGAAGAAGCCGACCGGGTGGTCGTCGCGGATACCGGCTCCACCGACCGCACGACGGAAAAACTGCGCGCACGGGGCGCGGAGGTGTTTGCCGAAGCCGTGCGGCCCTGGCGGTTCGATGAGGCGCGCAACCGCTCGCTGGCGCATGTGCCGGGCGACGCGGACATCTGCGTCTGCACCGATCTGGACGAAGTGTTCAACAAAGGCTGGCGGGAAAAACTGGAGCATGCCTGGACGCCGGATGCCGGGCTGGCGCGTTATTTCTATAATTGGAGAGTGAAGCCGGACGGCAGCCCGGACGTGCAATTTGTCTATGAGAAGATCCACGCCAGGAAGGATTACCGTTGGGTGCATCCGGTGCATGAGGTGCTGGCGTACAGCGGCCGGGCGGAGCAAAAGGCGGTCTGGGCAGAGGGCGTGGTGCTTAGCCATTATCCCGATCCATCCAAATCACGCGGGCAGTACCTGCCGCTGCTGGAGCTTTCGGCAAAGGAGAATCCGCAGGACAGCAGTACGGTGTTCTGGCTTGGGCGGGAGTATTTTTTCCACAAACGGTATGATGACGCTATCCGTACGCTGGAAGAGCACCTGAAACTGCCCTCCGCCCGGTGGGAAGAGGAACGTTGTGCGTCCATGCGGTTCCTTGCACGATGCTTTATGGAAAAAGGGGATGTCCCGTGCGCCCGCGCGTGGCTGTATCGCGCCGTGGCAGAAAGCCCGCACCTGCGCGAACCGTATTGGGAAACAGCGCAGGCCGCCTATCGCTGGCAGGAGTGGCCACTGGTCTACGGCATGGCCTGCAAAGGACTGGAATGCCGGCGGCCTTCGGGAAGCTATCTGTCCGAGCCGGAGGCATGGAGCGGCGCGCTGCATGATCTGCGTGCGATTGCGTGCTGGCACCTGGGCCTGTATGCGCAGGCGGAACGCGATGCGGCGGCGGCGCTGGCGTTTCATCCGGATAATGCGCGTTTGCGCGCAAATTTTCGGGTGATCCATGAACGATTGATTGATGAGGTATGA
- a CDS encoding PTS fructose transporter subunit IIABC codes for MKINELLSETGIELGAVVGSKDEAIDKLIGLLDAEGCLSDKAAFKEGILKRESHSSTGIGGGIAIPHAKVDAVKKAGLAAMTVPAGVDYQAMDKKPSDLFFMIAAPASGSDIHLQALQRLAVILMDPAFKKSLLEAKDKNAFLALIAKKEAEKYPEKPAAPAQTEKTAEAKSETKPAAKYRVLAVTACPTGIAHTFMAAENLELKGKQMGIPVKAETNGADGVKNPLTTEEITAADGIIVAADKNVDMARFDGKPVVITSVSAGINKAEELIRQVVDGKAPIYHHAGGKGSARAEEASGESAGHRIYKHLMNGVSHMLPFVVGGGILIALAFLIDSLSGVHGGPNFGSTTPVAAFFKGIGGFSFNMMLPVLAGFIAMSIADRPGLAVGFVGGLVAQYGATFANPQGTTAAADIVAKTHTVSAGFLGALLAGFVAGYLVLLLKKLFSYLPKALEGIKPVLLYPLVGILVIGIIMAAIDPLMGLINIGIGDFLNFLNSTHLSALVGIIVGGMMAIDMGGPINKAAYLFSTGLLTNAAQAGVSASSAAVSYRIMASCMAGGMVPPLAIALCTTLFKNRFTPKERQSGLVNYVLGLSFITEGAIPYAAGDPIHVIPSLMVGSAVGGGLSMIFGCQLRAPHGGIFVLPTISNPLGYFIALAAGMIVGAIVLSILKKPLPKEVYDAEPVAGDSDLF; via the coding sequence ATGAAAATCAATGAATTGCTCAGTGAAACTGGCATTGAGCTGGGCGCTGTCGTCGGTTCAAAAGACGAAGCCATCGACAAACTGATCGGGCTGCTGGACGCCGAGGGATGTCTCTCGGACAAGGCGGCATTCAAAGAAGGCATCCTAAAGCGGGAATCCCACAGTTCCACCGGCATCGGCGGAGGCATCGCCATTCCGCACGCAAAAGTGGACGCCGTGAAAAAGGCCGGCCTTGCCGCCATGACGGTGCCCGCCGGCGTGGATTATCAGGCCATGGACAAAAAACCGTCCGATCTGTTTTTTATGATCGCGGCACCGGCTTCCGGCAGTGATATCCACTTGCAGGCCCTGCAGCGCCTGGCGGTTATCCTGATGGACCCGGCGTTCAAAAAGAGCCTGCTCGAAGCAAAAGACAAAAATGCATTTCTGGCGCTGATCGCCAAAAAAGAAGCGGAGAAATACCCCGAAAAGCCGGCGGCCCCGGCGCAGACGGAAAAAACCGCGGAGGCAAAATCTGAAACAAAGCCGGCAGCCAAATACCGCGTACTGGCGGTCACGGCCTGCCCCACCGGCATTGCGCACACCTTCATGGCGGCCGAAAATCTGGAGCTCAAGGGCAAACAGATGGGCATCCCGGTGAAAGCCGAGACCAACGGTGCGGACGGCGTGAAAAACCCCCTCACCACCGAAGAGATTACCGCCGCAGACGGCATCATCGTCGCGGCGGACAAAAACGTGGACATGGCGCGCTTTGACGGAAAGCCCGTCGTCATCACCAGCGTGTCCGCCGGCATCAACAAAGCCGAGGAGCTCATCCGTCAGGTGGTGGACGGCAAAGCCCCCATCTACCATCATGCCGGCGGAAAAGGCAGCGCCCGCGCAGAAGAAGCAAGCGGCGAAAGTGCCGGCCATCGCATCTACAAGCACCTGATGAACGGCGTTTCCCACATGCTGCCGTTCGTGGTTGGCGGCGGTATCCTCATCGCGCTGGCGTTCCTCATTGATTCCCTCAGCGGCGTGCACGGCGGCCCGAACTTCGGTTCCACCACGCCGGTCGCGGCCTTCTTCAAAGGCATCGGCGGCTTCTCGTTCAACATGATGCTGCCGGTTCTGGCCGGTTTCATCGCCATGAGCATCGCGGACCGTCCCGGTCTTGCGGTCGGCTTTGTGGGCGGCCTGGTCGCCCAGTATGGCGCCACGTTTGCCAACCCACAGGGCACCACGGCGGCTGCCGACATCGTAGCCAAGACGCACACCGTCAGCGCGGGCTTTCTGGGCGCGCTGCTGGCCGGTTTCGTTGCCGGTTATCTGGTCCTCCTTCTGAAAAAACTGTTCAGCTATCTGCCGAAAGCGCTTGAGGGCATCAAACCCGTTTTGCTGTATCCGCTCGTCGGCATTCTGGTCATCGGCATCATTATGGCTGCCATCGACCCGTTGATGGGCCTCATCAACATCGGCATCGGCGATTTCCTCAACTTCCTCAACAGCACCCACCTTTCGGCTCTGGTCGGCATCATCGTCGGCGGCATGATGGCCATCGATATGGGCGGCCCGATCAACAAGGCGGCCTATCTGTTCTCCACCGGCCTGCTGACCAACGCCGCACAGGCTGGCGTCTCGGCTTCCTCGGCGGCTGTCAGCTACCGCATCATGGCCTCCTGCATGGCGGGCGGCATGGTGCCCCCGCTGGCCATCGCGCTCTGCACCACGTTGTTTAAAAACCGCTTCACCCCGAAAGAGCGCCAGTCCGGTCTGGTCAACTACGTCCTGGGTCTCTCGTTCATCACCGAAGGCGCCATCCCCTACGCGGCGGGCGATCCCATCCACGTGATCCCCTCCCTGATGGTCGGTTCCGCTGTAGGCGGCGGCCTGTCTATGATTTTCGGCTGCCAACTGCGCGCCCCGCACGGCGGCATCTTCGTTCTGCCGACCATCAGCAACCCGTTGGGCTATTTCATTGCGCTGGCGGCCGGCATGATTGTGGGCGCCATTGTCCTCTCCATCCTGAAAAAGCCGCTTCCGAAAGAAGTGTATGACGCGGAACCGGTTGCGGGCGACAGCGACCTGTTCTAA
- a CDS encoding carbohydrate kinase family protein has product MFDVVAIGELLIDFTPAGVGGNGAALFARNPGGAPANVLASSSRLGAKTAFIGKVGDDDFGRFLKDTLDELGIDTHNLVLTDDVHTTLAFVHLDSSGDRSFSFYRKPGADVLLREDELDLNLLRQTGILHFGSLSLTDEPARSATFKAVQTAKDAGAVISYDPNYRAPLWNSREEAVEQMKAGLAYADVVKLSEEELALLTGETDLNAGARELQKAGASLVLVTLGKKGAYYRLGDRSNILPTYDVHTIDTNGAGDAFTGAVHYGLKGKSLKELRSLSTQELETIIDYANAVGSLVTGKSGAIPAMPLREDVLDCQMKVPHLIVED; this is encoded by the coding sequence ATGTTTGACGTTGTAGCTATTGGCGAGCTTCTCATCGACTTCACACCCGCCGGAGTGGGCGGCAATGGGGCTGCTCTGTTTGCGCGCAATCCGGGTGGAGCGCCGGCGAATGTGTTGGCGTCCAGCAGCCGCCTGGGTGCCAAAACGGCATTCATCGGTAAGGTCGGCGACGACGATTTCGGCCGTTTCCTGAAAGATACGCTGGACGAGCTCGGTATTGATACGCACAATCTGGTGCTGACCGACGACGTGCACACCACGCTGGCTTTTGTGCATCTGGATTCTTCCGGCGACCGGTCGTTTAGTTTTTACCGCAAGCCCGGCGCGGATGTGCTGCTCCGGGAGGATGAGCTCGACCTCAATCTGCTGCGCCAGACTGGCATCCTGCACTTCGGTTCGCTTTCGCTGACCGACGAACCCGCCCGGTCCGCAACGTTTAAAGCCGTGCAGACCGCCAAAGACGCGGGTGCGGTCATCAGCTATGACCCCAACTACCGTGCGCCGCTCTGGAACAGCAGAGAAGAAGCCGTGGAGCAGATGAAAGCCGGCCTTGCGTATGCGGATGTGGTGAAACTGTCCGAAGAGGAATTGGCCCTCCTGACCGGGGAGACCGATCTGAATGCGGGCGCGCGGGAGCTTCAGAAAGCCGGTGCGTCGCTGGTTCTCGTCACGCTGGGCAAAAAGGGAGCGTATTACCGTCTGGGCGATCGCAGCAACATTCTGCCCACCTATGACGTACATACCATTGACACAAACGGCGCGGGCGACGCCTTTACCGGCGCGGTGCATTATGGTCTCAAGGGCAAAAGCTTGAAGGAACTCCGCAGTCTTTCCACACAGGAACTCGAAACGATCATTGATTACGCCAATGCCGTCGGGTCGCTGGTCACCGGCAAAAGCGGCGCCATCCCGGCCATGCCGCTGCGGGAAGATGTGCTGGACTGCCAGATGAAAGTGCCCCACCTGATTGTGGAAGATTGA
- a CDS encoding tRNA(Met) cytidine acetate ligase has translation MRAAGVIAEFNPFHKGHAYLLEQARRTGADAVAVVMSGCFTQRGEPACMPPALRCAAALRAGADLVIELPLPWAMAAADTFAVGAVSLLSALGCVDRLVFGSETGDTGKLSDCVRMLGEADGSGAFADALASGCSFPRARQHAVRTLFPQADITPLSRPNDTLAIAYLQACAKLEAPFAPVAVRRIFAGHDAQGEPGGFASAARVRALLAAGRDDKALDCVPEAAALLYRRALEDGAAPYRAAYAERAVLARLRCLDAAAIARVPDVSEGLENRMLAAVRHAGGLEQLFAAVKSKRYTLARVRRAIWGAFLGLSRSHTAARPPYLRVVGLGPRGREILRCAGQAARLPIVTRHADIMGLGTFARHIYALECRATDLYGLFLPKVQPSGTLQRTELIRSQTLQSRSE, from the coding sequence ATGCGGGCAGCGGGAGTGATCGCCGAATTCAATCCGTTTCACAAGGGGCACGCCTATCTGCTCGAACAGGCGCGCCGCACGGGGGCCGACGCCGTCGCGGTGGTGATGAGCGGCTGTTTTACCCAGCGGGGAGAGCCTGCGTGTATGCCGCCCGCGCTGCGCTGCGCAGCCGCCCTGCGGGCGGGCGCAGACCTGGTGATCGAGCTGCCGCTGCCGTGGGCGATGGCGGCGGCCGACACATTTGCCGTTGGGGCGGTTTCGTTGCTCAGCGCGCTGGGCTGTGTGGACCGGCTGGTGTTCGGCAGTGAAACGGGCGACACCGGAAAATTGTCCGACTGCGTGCGAATGCTGGGAGAGGCGGACGGCAGCGGCGCTTTTGCCGACGCGCTCGCGTCGGGCTGTTCGTTCCCGCGCGCAAGGCAGCACGCCGTCCGCACCTTGTTTCCGCAGGCCGACATCACGCCGCTTTCCCGGCCGAACGATACCCTTGCCATCGCGTATTTGCAGGCCTGCGCCAAGCTGGAGGCGCCGTTTGCGCCGGTCGCGGTGCGCCGTATCTTTGCGGGACACGATGCGCAGGGGGAGCCGGGCGGATTTGCCAGCGCGGCGCGGGTGCGCGCGCTGCTTGCGGCCGGGCGGGACGACAAGGCGCTGGACTGTGTGCCCGAGGCGGCGGCTCTGCTCTACCGGCGGGCGCTGGAGGATGGCGCGGCGCCCTACCGCGCCGCTTATGCCGAGCGCGCCGTGCTGGCGCGCCTGCGCTGTTTGGATGCGGCGGCCATCGCCCGGGTGCCGGATGTATCCGAGGGGCTGGAAAACCGCATGCTGGCCGCCGTGCGCCACGCGGGGGGGCTGGAGCAGTTGTTTGCCGCCGTCAAATCCAAGCGGTATACACTCGCGCGGGTGCGCCGTGCCATCTGGGGCGCGTTCCTGGGCCTTTCCCGTTCCCATACGGCCGCCCGTCCGCCTTATCTGCGGGTGGTGGGCCTGGGCCCGCGCGGACGGGAGATATTGCGCTGTGCCGGGCAGGCGGCCCGCCTGCCCATCGTCACGCGTCATGCCGACATCATGGGGCTTGGCACCTTTGCCAGGCACATCTATGCGCTGGAATGCAGGGCGACCGACCTGTACGGGCTGTTTCTGCCCAAGGTGCAGCCGAGCGGCACGCTGCAGCGCACGGAGCTGATTCGTTCCCAGACGTTGCAAAGCCGGTCCGAATAA
- a CDS encoding acetate/propionate family kinase, which produces MKILVINAGSSSLKYQLINVENKDVLAKGNCERIGIDGRFKHKTGDGRGFEREVALPDHRAAFRLVIEALTTGEFAVIGSTSEIDAVGHRIVHGGDKFTHSVLVTDEVLKEFQGVINFAPLHNPPALSGIEACRETLGKAVPNVMVFDTAFHQTMPPQAYIFGVPYKYYEQYRVRRYGAHGTSHRYVSLRCAELLGKKPEETKIVTCHLGNGSSISAVDAGKCVDTSMGFTPLGGIIMGTRSGDLDPSVVTFIMEKEGISPRDMENLLNKESGFIGISGISSDDRDLEEATAKGIERSKIAQDAQRYQIKKLVGAYSAAMGGLDALVFTGGIGENSSLLRAAVCENMEYLGITFDPAKNEETIRGKEGDLSLPGGKVRVYVIPTNEEYMIALDTKTLVG; this is translated from the coding sequence ATGAAAATCTTGGTCATCAACGCGGGAAGTTCTTCGCTGAAATACCAACTGATCAACGTGGAGAACAAGGACGTGCTGGCAAAAGGCAACTGCGAGCGCATCGGCATCGACGGGCGGTTCAAGCACAAAACAGGCGACGGCCGCGGGTTTGAGCGCGAAGTGGCGCTCCCCGACCACCGCGCGGCGTTCCGTCTGGTTATCGAAGCCCTTACCACCGGTGAATTTGCCGTAATCGGCAGCACCAGTGAGATCGACGCGGTGGGCCACCGCATCGTGCACGGCGGCGATAAGTTCACACACTCCGTGCTGGTGACCGACGAGGTGCTCAAAGAATTTCAGGGAGTCATCAATTTCGCCCCCCTGCACAACCCTCCGGCACTCAGCGGCATTGAGGCCTGCCGGGAGACACTGGGCAAAGCTGTGCCCAACGTCATGGTGTTCGACACCGCATTCCACCAGACCATGCCGCCCCAGGCCTACATCTTCGGCGTGCCGTATAAATATTATGAGCAGTACCGCGTTCGCCGCTACGGCGCGCATGGCACCTCCCACCGCTATGTCAGCCTGCGTTGCGCGGAGCTGCTGGGTAAAAAGCCGGAAGAAACCAAGATCGTCACCTGCCATCTGGGCAACGGTTCCTCCATCTCCGCGGTGGACGCCGGCAAATGTGTGGACACCAGCATGGGCTTCACCCCGCTCGGCGGCATCATCATGGGCACCCGCAGCGGCGACCTCGACCCCTCGGTGGTCACGTTTATCATGGAAAAAGAAGGAATCAGCCCGCGCGATATGGAAAACCTGCTGAACAAGGAATCCGGCTTCATCGGCATCTCCGGTATCTCCAGCGACGACCGCGACCTGGAGGAAGCCACCGCCAAGGGCATTGAGCGCTCGAAGATTGCGCAGGACGCCCAGCGCTATCAGATCAAAAAACTCGTCGGCGCTTATTCGGCGGCCATGGGCGGCCTGGACGCGCTGGTGTTCACCGGCGGCATCGGCGAAAATTCCTCGCTGCTGCGCGCAGCCGTCTGCGAAAACATGGAATACCTCGGCATCACCTTCGACCCCGCGAAAAACGAAGAAACCATCCGCGGCAAAGAGGGCGACCTTTCCCTGCCCGGCGGCAAAGTGCGCGTTTATGTTATCCCCACCAACGAGGAATATATGATCGCGCTCGACACCAAGACACTCGTCGGCTAA
- a CDS encoding DUF378 domain-containing protein, with product MLDRIALLLVIIGALNWGSVGIFNFDVVGWAFGGAGSAVSRIIFTLVAIAGIWCISLLFREREIVESHHTS from the coding sequence ATGCTGGACAGGATCGCTTTGCTGCTGGTGATTATTGGCGCGCTTAACTGGGGCAGCGTCGGCATTTTTAATTTTGATGTGGTCGGCTGGGCATTCGGTGGAGCCGGTTCCGCTGTCAGCCGTATCATCTTCACGCTCGTGGCCATCGCGGGCATCTGGTGCATTTCGCTGTTGTTTCGCGAACGCGAGATTGTGGAGTCGCATCACACGTCATAA